Genomic window (Drosophila ananassae strain 14024-0371.13 chromosome 3L, ASM1763931v2, whole genome shotgun sequence):
GGGCCACAACTGACATCGGCCCAAATGGGGATAACAAAGTCAGTCAGCGTCAATACGAGCCGCGAGAGAGATTCATTATAACCAAAAACGTGGTTGTGATAGGCCTGGCCTTCATGATACACTTCACGGCCTTCCACGGGACGTCCAACCTGCAGAGTTCGGTGAATGCGGACAAGGCACTGGGCACCACCACCCTGGCCGTCATCTACGGATCGCTGATACTGTCCAATATCTTTCTGCCCATGACGGTGATAAGGTGAgtgatttcaattttaattaaaaagtaatAAGCCATTAAATTCGAATACCACTCAAACATTAACCGCTCTTCGTATAATTATTGAACTTTTgttgcttgtttgtttttggatcTCCTGAGAGGCTAAAACTCATTTTCAAACGTGTGGCGTGCCATAAAAGTTTGTTGATTGTCTGGCGGCGTTTTTTATGGTGTTTTTATGCAGATGTGACAACATCCAACACCGAGAGCGCAGTCAGCAGACGCATTTGGCTGTAAAAATGTCAACAGGAAGTCCTTGGATTAGAACCTTTCTCCCAGCTCCCCTTTGACTTACCCCATCCCTCATTTGAATTCCGTTTCCAAAACCTATTCCCAGTATATCCCATTCCGTGGGTGGCAGCCATCTGACATTTAAACAAATCGCTAATTTATAGCAACCGTCGCCTCACTTGGCTTATTCGAGGCACGAACTGCTGGCTCAGGCAACTTTAATCAGTTAACTCGATTTATTTAGATTTATGGCCCAGGGGACCGAAATAAATGACCGCCTGCTAAGCAtgtgccacttgccacttgcctcCAGCTTTCAGCCTCCTACTCCTACTCCTAGCCGTCATCCTAACTTTTCTGTGTTTTTTAATCAACAGTTGGTTCGGCTGTCGACTGACCATGGCCTTGGCCCTCTTCGCCTATATGCCGTATATAGCCGCCCAGTTCTATCCCCGGTTCGAGACCCTCATACCGGCCGCCCTGATGGTGGGCTTTGGTGGCGGACCGCTGTGGTGCTCCAAGTGTACCTACCTCTCCACCGTCTCCGAGGCCCTCACCCAGGTCCGGGGCAACAAGTCCCGGAAGGATGTCAACACTGTCAAGTTCTTCGGCCTGTTCTTCATCTTCTACCAGATGGCCCAGGTTTGGGGCAATCTGATCTCCTCCTCGGTCCTCACTCTAAGTGCCCCGGCCACTCAATCACCGGCCAATGAAACTGCCTTGGAACTGGAGCGCAGCAGGGTGGCCGAGCTGTGTGGCGCTCGTTTCTGCCCCGGAGTGGGAGCCGAGGCGAATCCCAATTTGGTGCCTCCCGCCCCCGAGCAGATCCAACTCCTGAACTCTATCTTCCTTGCGTGCATGGCCGCGGCTGTTGTCATGATGATCTTCGGTGTTAGTTCCCTTAAGCGGTGAGTATCTTGGTAGAGGAAGTAAATGTTAGCTTATTAAAATATCATTATTGTTCTCAGCTATGGCGTCAAACGTGGTGACACTGGCGATGGCCTCTCTGGCTTGAAACTGCTCACAGTGACCATTAACCTTCTCCGGAAGCGTCGCCAAATCTTGATGCTACCAATAACAATGTTCATCGGGCTGGAGGAGGCATTTCTGGCAGTGGACTTCACCCGCTCCTTCGTGGCCTGCGGCTGGGGCATCTCGAGAATAGGCTTCGCCATGATTTGCTTTGGAGTGGCGAACGCAGTGGCGGCCGGAATAGCGGGGGCGCTGGTGGAGCGCATCGGTCGAGTCACCCTGGCCGGACTCTGTGCTGTCCTAAATCTCTGCCTGCTCACCTACATGTACCACTGGGAGGCACGAGAGGGCGACTATCTACGCTACTGCACCTTTGCGGCCATTTGGGGCATCTGCGATGGAGTCTGGCTGGTTGTGGTTAATGGTAAGTGGCCTAAAAGCTCACGTATAAACTTGGCTCAAACGCAAATCTTTGCAGCTTTCTATGGTATCCTGTTTCCGAACCACCTGATTGCCGCTTATAGCAACTTCCGGTTGTGGGAAAGCACTGGTTCGGTTATTGGCTATGTCATCAGCTCGCAGCTTTGTACATCCACGAAACTGGTTATCTTGATGGCCGTAATGCTTGTTGGCTGTATAGGGTAGGTTTCAGGTCTTATACCCATTCCGTACCCCTCTTTTTAAGatgtaaattatattttcagctATGGCCTTATCGAGTACCGCGTTTGGCAGAAGCAAAAGAACCTGGAAGCCATGCTAAGCGACTAAGACTAACAGACTATGCCCCATCATCTTGCCATTTAAGCCTTGTTCTAAAGTTTACTGAAAAAATGCAAGTTTCTACACTTCTCACAAGTGTTTCCCGTTGTGATATTGCCAATAAGACAATAATATGTAAGCCATTTCCCAAGTGAcaataaaaccatttttgttttaattttttaaatagtagtttttttattacaatcatttaaatattttttcaattgtagctgttttgtattttgtttttgctgtGTATCATTTAAATTTCGTAGTGGAAATATTTGTTCGTTTCTTGTTCTTTTAATCATGATTTTAAATTGCTACATAAAGTTGCTTATTCTAAACTCTTGTTGTCTTTATTATTTGCTTGTCCTTTGAGTGCTACCATATAGAGTTTTCTTACCGAAAATGAACTGGCTAATTGCTAAGgttataatttgttttataaatGGTTGAAATCAAATTCACTTCAGTATACAAGTTTAGCCAACGcattaaatgcaaatattttacTCATCCCTTACGAGCTCTTAagaatttcattttcatagACTGCCGGTAGTACATACATCAATTTCATGCAGTTATTCATTTTGAAtgtttttaaacaattaattttaaattttttatgcgGTATGAAGTTTCTTTCTTttacttttgtttcgtttttggAATGGCACATCAATGTGATAAAATTTGGCCTAAAACTGCACAAGTCTGCCGTGGGACTTTAGACTACTTTTAGGCTATTTGGGATATGATAAGTGTTAAGTAATGCTTAGTCTCTAGATATTCAATTGGATTGGGTTTTTGGGTTACGGTTCGGGTTGTGGTTCGCTCTCCGTCAGCCGATGTCCTATGTAAATGCTATGACACACACTGTTTATACATGGCCTAACTGTTAAACTCTAGTTGGTTGTACAACTATCACACTGTAATACACGTCCATCTACACACACAGTACACACGTACACTTATACACCTAGCTATATACAAGGATAATCTATTTACACGGGCCCCTGGCCCTAGACCATGCCCTTGGACATCATGCGAACCGTGTTCTTGAGGGCCTGCCGCTTGTTGCAGAACCAGATCCGGATCACCTCCCGTTCGTAGCCCAGTTGGTGGGCCAGTCCGGTGATTTCGGTGCCTGTTGGAGGGAATATAAAGTCAGTTATGTCCAGGATTCGGTGTTTTGTTGTAACTGAAAGTTACCACTCACCCGATGGATGCGTATTCCGTTCGAAGTGCGCATTCAGCAGTTCCAGAGCTTGGGGCGTAAAAGATGTCCTTCGCTTGCGCTTCTTCGATGGCTCGACACCAATGTAGTCGGTTAGGTGGTTCTGGCCTGACTTGTAGCGGTTCCAGTGGCTAAACATGGGAGTAGAAAGAAAGTGTCCTGTTAGTAAACCCATTGCCTAATGGCGCCCAGCGATCGGGCGAAAACGGCGCGTGGAACTGCCTCCATACTCTCACCTCTCTTCGGCCTCCTTCATCCAGCGCTCCAGCACAGGCTTGATCTTCTGTGCGCTCTTTGGTGTGATGTCCAGTTTCTCGAACCTGGTATTTTGGGTTGGATATTGATGGGATTAGATCGTTGCTCTCTCGGTCTCTCGGCTTAACGCAAAAGAAACATAACTAAAGTGCCAGGACATTGTCAATTAGCATTCAATTTGGTATTGGGAACGCTCTTTCTGTATCTTCAATTGATATTATTAGTTGGATTTTTCATGAGCTGCTTATACTCTGCTCATTGGCAATGCCCTGGGCCAATTCTTAAAGCGCATTCATGCAAATCAAACgagaaacaaaagaaatacATGGCGAAATGAACAGTTTAATGAGACTTGCACTTTAGTTAGGTTTCTCTGGGTTAAGCCAGGACACtcagccacacacacagacatacacacacacaagcaaaCACCAGACACTCACACACCCTCAGAGTGGCACACATACATGTTTTGCTGCTGCGTCGATAGTTGAGCGGCGTACATCTGCGCAGCGAGTGCACTGCTTGCATTGGATAGTCAGGATTCGATTGATTCGTTATTCGATTTGGTATTCGGGTGGCGTTCGATTCGTAGCATTCGACATTCGATgttgagagagagagagttaGATAGAGTTGGCGTTTgaatcgaaaaaataaacaaataaaataaataaaattaatttagcatttaatttgtttgatGTCTGTTTTTCGTGCTTAATTTAGCATTTaatcggtttttttttagctttattCGAAAATGTCCTGGCACTCTACCAAAATCGGTTCCAGAAGTTTACGAAAAACAAATCAGGTAAACTTAAATATGTGGATTTAAGCAAACAATACTCTTTTGATAAAATATAATGAAACACATTTGCTAAAGGGGGTTAACGTATCCGAAATTCTAGTGACTTTAAATAGTATTATAAAAGTTGCTGGAAATCCAAACTTCTctttcaaatattaaattaattttgataataaaaactaataaacTGCAGACTTTTAAGAGGGATTATTTAACAAGAATTAGAGAAGTTGGAGCGCGAATTCGTTGTATCCCTAGACTTAAGAGGATTGAACTTGTCCATGCATATCTCACCTGCAAATAGCACTCTGGCTGTAGGCGGGTCCTTCGGTCACCGACAGGGCCTGCCCCACCTGGGTTTGGGTGAGACCCAGCGAAAGTCGCCGTAGCTTGAAGGCCTTGGCAAACTCCTTGATCTCGTCCAGATCGATGCCGTCCACCACGTTGGTGGTTGCCTGGTTGATGGTGGGTTCATCTAGAGATTAAAAGAGAAATTATCCGGTGAGTGCCATTTCTAGTTGCAATTACATTCGAGATTAAGTCTAACTAATAAATGACAAATTATATTACGCCAAGGAAATGTCGCCATAAATTGCTGCCGTGTCGTGGTCTTAATTGCAGGTAATTGCGGTAATGGGAAAACATTATGGCACCGCACAGCCCAGGTAAATTGATAAAGTACACAGGGAAGATGCCTCTTCTACGGTGTCTACGGTGCAAGTTGTTCTTGTCTATTAGGCAAGTGCGAAGCTCTCGGCTTTTATCTGCCTAATTTGTTAGCGAGGAAGCTGGAAATCTGCAGCCAGCCAACTACTCGCGCagaattttgatttatttattaatgatATGCAAGAAGGGAACGACAAGGGTCctggcagcaacagcaataacaaactgcaacagcaacttgAATGGCTGCTGCCTTGTGCTTTAGCGGTAATTAAGATGCGAGAATGGATTGGAGGATTGAAAGGGTGGAGAGGCAGGGTGGACGAAGCTAGCAAGGATCCACAGGAAGCGTCCTTTGCCAAGCCGTAACTCAAGCTGTCGTCGCAGTTTGGTTGCTTTGTTTGCCAGCCAGCTGGCTCTTTGGTTGGCTGTTTGGATGGCTGGTTGGATGGCTGGTTGTTGTTTGCTGCAGCGTTTGAAATATGTCATTAAATGCGGAAGACATCTTAAGTTTTTGTATGCATCAATTAGTAGTAATTAAGCCGCATATTGTCTGCAATTTGTATGCGCAAACGATCCGTTGTCGCAATCGAGACTGCTTTAGGTAGCTATACCATCCTGATGGCCCGGCTCTAATGGGTGATGGCTCAGCCTGAGACCGGGAGCTGACTTGATTTCTTGTCGTTGTTAGAGCTTGTGCTGATTGCATTTTTAATGCATCCAAAAGTTTCAATTAAGGCCTGCCGAGCGGAAGAGTACAGCTCTACTGCTTGCCGGGGAGTCTAATCAATTCAATATGCTCAAACAAGAGAGAGAGTCAGCCTCCGGTGGTGGCCATAATCCGCCCCCCCCCAGCTAATCCCATCAACTGGGGCCAAATGCCTTCTGACAGCTTCTAtaaatgtacatatatgtGAGTGGGTGTGTGTATCCTGAGCCTCCTTGCTGTCTTGGCCCGAAACCTAATCCAATGCCAAATGCTAAGCGTGACAACGTCAGCGCTTCTGCTAATTTGCCTAACACTCTCGGTTGACATCTCTCAACTTTGGGGCATGCATTCTTGCAAGTTTTGTTTAGCTGCTCACCTAATCCCCGGTCTCCAAGGCCCCCCGGCCACCACGCTCCTCGGCTGCTGCATCAATTATGAATCCGCATCCCGGATCCCCGGGAAGTCGTGTAAATGCACGGCGAAACTTTTGCCACTCACACGGACCCCCCACCCCCACAGACTGAGAGTTTCAAGTTGATTTTCTTTTGGAAAATTACATAAAGTGCAGTCAACTTGTTACGGcttttggcattgccaaaaacGAGGCAGCCGGAAAGTTGGCTTTCGACGAAAATTTCGTTAATtaatgttggccaaaaagttgaTTTTCGCCCTCGCCTTTGGGCATATGAACatatatcactcatacgccggGTTGCACACGAGTGCGGCTCTTGAAACATCAAATCATCATCAGCTCCCCGAGGACTCCACCTCCCCCCAATTAAACAAGTACATTTCGCAAAGTGCACTTGAGCTTCGACAGGCATAGCTGTTGGGGATCATTACACGCTGAAGGATGCTTAGAGGCTTTgcccaaaaaaaggatgtgtgagAAATTAATTCTAAGCTAACTTATGGGCTTTAAAGTTGGGATGCAAACTGGttgattggaaaattttttggaaaatattcttgACCCTATGGTGCTTTTATTATAGTTATTTTAGTTCCAATTAAACTCCTAACCAGTGTGCCTCCCTTGAGTAATCTGATTGTTAGCAGAGAATCGATCTTTACTCACTCGGCGAGTCCATGAGCAGGTCGTTGTCATTGTCGTTCCCATTGGGCGACATGTGCGGCGGCTCGCTCCGCGACGAGGGGCTCAGCTTGAGGGGCTGCATGATGGATCCGCCCGAGGTGGATGGCCCCGGGCCCGGAGAATCTTCTCGCGGAGATGCGGACGAGGCCCTCGTGGCCGTGGCCGTTGGTGCTCCCAGGGACTTGGTGATGGTCAGTTCGCCATTCGAGGCATTGAGTCTGTTACAAAAGGGTTATAGATTTGGATTTCTGGTAATGATTTGTGTCCTTACCTGTTGATGCTGCTAAGTACGTTGGCCGCTGCACTGGAGCCTCCTATCGCCGGCGCTCCACAATTGCTAGTCGAGGTGGCTGCTCCGGAGCTTGGTCCATTGCCCAGGTAGTCCCGTTCCAAACGCGGTGATCCGCCCATTGAGAGGGGGTGGCCCGGAGGCGAATGCGTACGGAATAGGGGGGATGTGTAGCCTCTGTCGCTGATACTGGTGGCTGAGTTGGGCGGAGCTGGCACCGGCGGGGAGAGTCGTCCAGACAGATGACCTCCGCCCGAGCTAGACGACACGCTGGCCCTTGTGGCCGTCGCCGTGGGCGTGTGGGAACGCCTCTCGTGTCGCTCCTGGCGCTCCAATCGCTCCAGCCGTTCGTGATGCTGACTGAGATTCATTCCGGCGGAGGCGGTGCCCGGGTTCCTGCTCTGCGGACTGTGCTTAGGCGACACTGCCGAAGAGCCCCGCAGACCGTGCCCGAAGTGGTGTCGTGGCGGTGGAGCTGGTGGCGAACTGCTGCCTGCGAGCTCCAGCGGCTTAAGGTCCATCTGCGGGGCGGTTAGCTCGTCCGGATGGCGCAGGCTGATCTGCGGCATCGAAGAGGAGACCGATTGCGAGGACTGCTGCTGCAGGTGATGATGGAGGTGGGTCTGCGTTTCGGGCTTGATGTGCAGCTGTTGCTGCAGCAGAAAAGCGGCTCCGGGTGGTGGAGGGGGTGCCACCTTGGCGGACAGCCCTGGACTTCCGCCCGAAGGTGAACGGGCTGGGGGAGATCGGTCCGCAGAGCGTCTCAGATCGGCGGCCAAGTGGGAGTGTGGCAGATGACCAATGGCCAGGTGTTGTTCCCGATCTCTTTCCCGTTCCCGTTCCGGTTCCCTttccctctctctctcccgCTCGCGCTCTCTTTCCCGCtgatgatgctgctgctgcacttgttgctgctgatgctgctgctggtgctgctgctgctgatgcgtGGCTGCTGCGGCGGCAAAGAGCTCCGGGTGCAGGGCCGTGAGCAACTGCTGCACGCCCGTGGAGAAGAGATTCGGTTTGAGTAAATTCGTGGGGGTCTGGGCCAATTGGGGCAGGGCGCTGGCATGTTGCAAGGCGGCCAGAGAGGGTGGCAGCAAGTcacgttgctgctgctgctgttgttgctgctggtaaCTGGCAAAGGCGCCAAAGGCATTGGGCAGAAACTGCTCAGTGGTGGGAATCTGCGGGCTCACGGGAATCGTGAGAATGGTCTGAACAGCAATGCCTGTAAAATATTCGATCAAGgatatgtttttaataaacatttttgtaaAGTATTCTTAGCcccaaaaataaaggaaattataattaaattattaagaTATTAATAAGAATTTTCTTCCCTTAAAATGAATCTTAGTTTGTATCCTTTTTTAGCCAAAAAACGCATACattttcaactatttcttCTATGAACGGCTAACATTTCGTTTCTCGTTTTTGTCAGGATTACGCCGCATCCTTTTTCCGCTCGGAGAGATGGAGAGAGGAAATTGAAAGTTTACCTAATCGCTTTATAAGCTTTAAGGCCCCGCGACTCCTCCGTCCACGAAATCCGCCAAAAAGTCAAACCAAGTCAACTATGTTATTGATACCCATACAGTCCCGGGAAACTAAAATCAAACCCCCAACCGCACCCCACTCACCTTGGGCCGTGGGTATGAGCAGCTGGGCGCCCTGAACGCCCTGCACCAGCTGCCCGGACGCCAGGATCAGCTGGGGCATTTGGGCGCTGGCTGGCGGGGCCTGGAGGGCGGGCGGTGGCGAGGCGGTTGCCGCCGCCAGGACATTGGCCAGAGTGCTGGCGCTAAGGGCGTGCGGTGAGCTGCTGCTGGCGGGATTAtccggctgctgttgctgttgggcAGAGCtcgagccggagccggagttGGTAGCAGATCCCCCCGAGGTGCTCCCCGAGCTGCCGCCCTTCGCCGTCTTTCCCGACTTGCCACCGCCGTTGTGGGTGGGCGAGGAGGTGGTGGATGCCCCCGTTGCTCCGCCTCCTGCTTCAGCTCCTGGTCCTGCTGCGGTTGTCGGTGGATCTCCGCCCACACTGAGATTCAACGGCGAATTGAACACGGAGGCGGCTAAGCCCTGAAGACTTGCCAATGCAGCCGCCGTGGcgggatgatgatgatgtccATGATGCGGATGCTGATGcggatgttgctgctgctgctggtgctgttgctgctgctgatgctgttgTAGCGTTGccaaattttgtaatttttgcaaatttatCATGTCTTGCACTGTGGGATTTTGAA
Coding sequences:
- the LOC6495440 gene encoding UNC93-like protein, with translation MVYPIDASDGNNEELALEGQGNGSGTRNSNINGHSTGATTDIGPNGDNKVSQRQYEPRERFIITKNVVVIGLAFMIHFTAFHGTSNLQSSVNADKALGTTTLAVIYGSLILSNIFLPMTVISWFGCRLTMALALFAYMPYIAAQFYPRFETLIPAALMVGFGGGPLWCSKCTYLSTVSEALTQVRGNKSRKDVNTVKFFGLFFIFYQMAQVWGNLISSSVLTLSAPATQSPANETALELERSRVAELCGARFCPGVGAEANPNLVPPAPEQIQLLNSIFLACMAAAVVMMIFGVSSLKRYGVKRGDTGDGLSGLKLLTVTINLLRKRRQILMLPITMFIGLEEAFLAVDFTRSFVACGWGISRIGFAMICFGVANAVAAGIAGALVERIGRVTLAGLCAVLNLCLLTYMYHWEAREGDYLRYCTFAAIWGICDGVWLVVVNAFYGILFPNHLIAAYSNFRLWESTGSVIGYVISSQLCTSTKLVILMAVMLVGCIGYGLIEYRVWQKQKNLEAMLSD